In one Aeromicrobium erythreum genomic region, the following are encoded:
- a CDS encoding GMC oxidoreductase, translated as MSAVSQSTPSAASRRTVLAAGGVAAVAATIGASARPASARVRLTREQRRVVIIGSGFGGAVTALRLTQAGVPVTLLEQGRRWPSGPNSDTFPTVKTIDQRALFYGSAPRLFGRPVSLAPYAGLFNTLLGPTMSIMSGVGYGGGSLTYQGMSLQPSRAVFEHEFPAALDYDEMAGHYRTVARMLSVATAPDALVESPNYATSREFKRRAEAAGFEVERIPMPIDWSFALRELKGEMKPSYTNGDLGFGVNNGGKQSLDVTYLRAAEATGLLEVRLLHRVDAVARTSTGAWQVELTRTDERGTPLEQQVITTPTLVMGAGSGGTSRMLVRAKATGRIPDLPDATGRGFGTNADRIYVWTSLLGGFPTPQGGPVVFGSKDWSDPATANTVIQASIPPVGIAGLDLDLRSTMMVAYGVSRERGRFVYNPLTDDVALSWRYEGDRDLQTKAIAPRVAAIAGLDTLLVDTNALVPSTWHPMGGMNMGDACDHEGRVKGQRGLYVLDGALLPGSAAACNPSMTIAAVAERAMSRIVRDDVGSII; from the coding sequence ATGTCCGCTGTGAGCCAGAGCACGCCGTCCGCCGCCTCCCGTCGCACCGTCCTCGCCGCAGGAGGGGTCGCGGCCGTGGCGGCCACCATCGGGGCCAGCGCACGCCCCGCGTCGGCGAGGGTTCGCCTGACCCGTGAGCAACGTCGGGTCGTGATCATCGGCTCCGGCTTCGGTGGTGCCGTCACGGCACTGCGTCTGACCCAGGCGGGGGTGCCCGTCACGCTGCTGGAGCAGGGTCGTCGGTGGCCGAGCGGACCGAACAGCGACACGTTCCCCACGGTCAAGACGATCGACCAGCGCGCACTCTTCTACGGCTCCGCGCCCCGGCTCTTCGGTCGCCCGGTGTCGCTCGCGCCCTACGCCGGCCTCTTCAACACGCTCCTCGGCCCGACGATGTCGATCATGAGCGGCGTGGGCTACGGCGGTGGCTCGCTCACCTACCAGGGCATGTCGCTGCAGCCGTCCCGTGCGGTCTTCGAGCACGAGTTCCCTGCCGCCCTGGACTACGACGAGATGGCGGGTCACTACCGCACGGTGGCCCGGATGCTCAGCGTGGCGACCGCCCCCGACGCCTTGGTCGAGAGCCCGAACTACGCGACCTCGCGCGAGTTCAAGCGTCGGGCGGAGGCGGCCGGCTTCGAGGTTGAGCGGATCCCGATGCCGATCGACTGGAGCTTCGCCCTGCGCGAGCTGAAGGGTGAGATGAAGCCGTCGTACACGAACGGCGACCTGGGATTCGGGGTCAACAACGGCGGGAAGCAGTCGCTCGACGTCACGTACCTCAGGGCCGCGGAGGCGACCGGCCTGCTCGAGGTGCGGCTGCTGCACCGCGTCGACGCCGTCGCACGTACCTCGACGGGTGCCTGGCAGGTGGAGCTCACCCGGACCGACGAGCGGGGCACGCCTCTCGAGCAGCAGGTGATCACGACCCCCACCCTGGTCATGGGCGCGGGCAGCGGCGGCACCAGCCGCATGCTGGTGCGGGCGAAGGCGACGGGGCGGATCCCGGACCTGCCCGACGCCACCGGCCGCGGCTTCGGGACGAACGCCGACCGCATCTACGTCTGGACCAGCCTGCTCGGGGGCTTCCCGACCCCGCAGGGTGGTCCGGTCGTGTTCGGCAGCAAGGACTGGTCGGACCCCGCCACCGCGAACACGGTGATCCAGGCCTCCATCCCGCCGGTCGGCATCGCCGGCCTCGACCTCGACCTGCGCAGCACGATGATGGTCGCCTACGGCGTCAGTCGCGAGCGCGGGCGCTTCGTCTACAACCCGCTCACCGACGACGTGGCGTTGTCGTGGCGCTACGAGGGCGATCGTGACCTGCAGACGAAGGCGATCGCCCCGCGGGTGGCGGCGATCGCCGGCCTCGACACGCTGCTGGTCGACACGAACGCCCTCGTCCCGTCCACGTGGCACCCGATGGGTGGCATGAACATGGGCGACGCCTGCGACCACGAGGGTCGGGTGAAGGGGCAGCGGGGCCTCTACGTCCTCGACGGCGCGCTGCTGCCCGGCTCGGCCGCGGCGTGCAACCCGTCGATGACGATCGCCGCCGTCGCCGAGCGGGCCATGAGCCGCATCGTCCGCGACGACGTCGGCAGCATCATCTGA
- a CDS encoding TetR/AcrR family transcriptional regulator: protein MTPGTAQRADAVRNRRAILDAAGRLLLEHGDLSMSELARAAGVTRPTLYRHFPDREHVLDALARDLGPLVVARLLETFEGLPLADALDRLAGDVVDVARQHRELLDAGHRQLHELARLIVPGEPIARLLEERRTSGELHPTLDVDWLARCIRALCLTAIDDTRDADVVRADLARALRAVTS, encoded by the coding sequence ATGACGCCCGGGACCGCGCAGCGCGCCGACGCCGTGCGCAACCGCCGGGCCATCCTCGACGCCGCCGGCCGCCTGCTCCTCGAGCACGGGGACCTGTCCATGAGCGAGCTCGCCCGCGCCGCAGGGGTCACGCGTCCGACGCTGTACCGGCACTTCCCCGACCGCGAGCACGTGCTCGACGCGCTCGCCCGCGACCTCGGCCCGTTGGTCGTGGCCCGCCTGCTGGAGACCTTCGAGGGACTGCCGCTCGCCGACGCGCTCGACCGGCTCGCGGGCGACGTCGTCGACGTCGCCCGGCAGCACCGCGAGCTGCTGGACGCCGGCCACCGACAGCTGCACGAGCTGGCCCGGCTGATCGTCCCCGGCGAGCCGATCGCCCGCCTGCTCGAGGAACGACGCACCTCCGGAGAGCTGCACCCCACGCTCGACGTCGACTGGCTCGCGCGCTGCATCCGGGCGTTGTGCCTCACGGCCATCGACGACACCCGCGACGCGGACGTGGTGCGGGCGGACCTCGCCCGCGCACTCCGGGCCGTGACGTCGTAG
- a CDS encoding AraC family transcriptional regulator, which yields MVERVRAWAPDVPLVREVFHATMTGHAYPAHTHDTWTVLLVDEGCVTYDLDRHPRTSPQRRVSLLPPHVAHDGRSARDGLGFRKRVLYLEADWLPPTMTGRAVDQPVVPRARGLVEELHAVLDGPADAWQSESLLLGLRDVVLRHDAGADASDAPSAGALRDLLDAHVTDGLSLEEAGRLLGRSPAHLARTFTQTYGIAPHRYLVGRRVDTARRLLLRGTSVAETAVEAGFWDQAHLTRHFRRTVGTTPARFASGR from the coding sequence ATGGTCGAGCGAGTGCGGGCGTGGGCGCCGGACGTGCCGCTCGTGCGCGAGGTCTTCCACGCGACGATGACCGGCCACGCGTACCCCGCGCACACCCACGACACGTGGACGGTGCTGCTGGTCGACGAGGGCTGCGTGACCTACGACCTCGACCGTCACCCCCGCACGTCGCCGCAGCGACGCGTGAGCCTGCTGCCCCCGCACGTCGCCCATGACGGCAGGTCGGCGCGAGACGGCCTGGGGTTCCGCAAGCGGGTGCTCTACCTCGAGGCCGACTGGTTGCCGCCGACCATGACCGGTCGCGCTGTCGACCAGCCCGTCGTGCCGCGGGCGCGGGGGCTGGTGGAGGAGCTACACGCGGTGCTCGACGGACCGGCCGACGCGTGGCAGTCGGAGTCGCTGCTGCTGGGGCTGCGCGACGTCGTCCTGCGCCACGACGCGGGTGCCGACGCCTCGGACGCGCCGTCCGCGGGAGCGCTGCGCGACCTGCTCGACGCCCACGTCACCGACGGCCTGAGCCTCGAGGAGGCGGGTCGCCTGCTCGGCCGCTCGCCGGCCCACCTGGCCCGCACCTTCACGCAGACCTACGGCATCGCGCCGCACCGCTACCTCGTCGGTCGGCGGGTCGACACGGCCCGACGGCTCCTGCTGCGCGGGACCTCCGTGGCCGAGACGGCCGTCGAGGCGGGGTTCTGGGACCAGGCGCACCTGACCCGCCACTTCCGCCGCACGGTCGGCACGACCCCGGCCCGGTTCGCGTCGGGTCGGTGA
- a CDS encoding DUF2000 domain-containing protein: MEENRFDTKIAVVLRDDLLPWQELNVTAFLMSGIGANPELLGEPYEDADGQRYLPLLRQPVVVLSADAATLARVHAKVVTRGLPLAVYTHDMFSTGHDAANRATVAAVPTAELDLVGIAVHGPKNPVDKALKGTRLHD; this comes from the coding sequence ATGGAAGAGAACCGCTTCGACACCAAGATCGCCGTCGTCCTGCGCGACGACCTCCTGCCCTGGCAGGAGCTCAACGTGACCGCGTTCCTCATGAGCGGCATCGGCGCGAACCCCGAGCTGCTCGGCGAGCCGTACGAGGACGCCGACGGCCAGCGCTACCTGCCGCTTCTGCGTCAGCCGGTCGTCGTGCTCAGCGCCGATGCCGCGACCCTCGCGCGCGTGCACGCGAAGGTCGTGACCCGGGGCCTGCCGCTGGCCGTCTACACCCACGACATGTTCTCGACCGGTCACGACGCCGCCAACCGCGCGACGGTGGCTGCCGTGCCGACCGCCGAGCTCGACCTCGTCGGCATCGCGGTGCACGGTCCGAAGAACCCCGTCGACAAGGCCCTGAAGGGCACGCGGCTGCACGACTGA
- a CDS encoding FAD-dependent oxidoreductase, which translates to MDVLQSVVIGAGQAGLSASYHLARRGVEHVVLDADDAPGGAWQHRWDALTMADVHGVAELPDAPMEEPLGPERANVFVPAYFAAYEREHHLPVERPVAVQRVTSEGDLLVVTAGDREWRTRTLVNATGTWRRPFVPRYPGQELFRGEQLHTVDYPGPEHFRGKRVLVVGGGASAVQFLGALRPITDTLWATRREPVWRTEPGGTSRLRGIDPEAGREAVALVEERVRAGLPPRSVVSVTGLMLREQEREAERLGAYERLPMFDRLVPDGAVWDGPPAGVPGRGRRGAPAGCRAVGGGAPRRGAGPWAAGRPGGGAGPWAADGTVRARRRRAVGHRLPPRRRPPRTAAPALPARRHPAGRHAGELDDRRRRPPRAAGRLRAVGVDDRCQPSRPGRRERGGADAQRSR; encoded by the coding sequence GTGGACGTCCTGCAGAGCGTGGTCATCGGTGCCGGCCAGGCGGGACTCTCGGCGTCGTACCACCTGGCCCGACGGGGCGTCGAGCACGTCGTCCTCGACGCCGACGACGCACCGGGCGGGGCCTGGCAGCACCGGTGGGACGCGCTCACCATGGCCGACGTGCACGGGGTGGCCGAGCTTCCCGACGCCCCGATGGAGGAACCGCTGGGCCCCGAGCGCGCGAACGTCTTCGTCCCCGCGTACTTCGCGGCCTACGAGCGGGAGCACCACCTGCCCGTCGAGCGGCCGGTCGCCGTGCAGCGCGTCACGTCCGAGGGCGACCTGCTGGTCGTGACCGCGGGCGACCGGGAGTGGCGCACCCGCACCCTCGTGAACGCGACGGGCACGTGGCGCCGCCCGTTCGTGCCCCGCTACCCCGGTCAGGAGCTGTTCCGCGGCGAGCAGCTGCACACCGTCGACTACCCCGGGCCCGAGCACTTCCGCGGGAAGCGGGTGCTGGTCGTCGGCGGGGGCGCGTCGGCCGTGCAGTTCCTCGGCGCGCTCCGGCCGATCACCGACACCCTGTGGGCGACGCGACGCGAGCCCGTGTGGCGCACCGAGCCTGGGGGCACCTCCCGCTTGCGGGGGATCGATCCTGAGGCGGGTCGCGAGGCGGTGGCCCTGGTGGAGGAGCGCGTGCGGGCCGGGCTGCCGCCGCGCAGCGTGGTGAGCGTGACCGGCCTGATGCTGCGCGAGCAGGAACGGGAGGCCGAGCGGCTCGGCGCCTACGAGCGGCTGCCGATGTTCGACCGGCTCGTCCCGGACGGCGCGGTGTGGGACGGCCCCCCGGCGGGGGTGCCGGGCCGTGGGCGGCGGGGCGCCCCGGCGGGGTGCCGGGCCGTGGGCGGCGGGGCGCCCCGGCGGGGTGCCGGGCCGTGGGCGGCGGGGCGCCCCGGCGGGGGTGCCGGGCCGTGGGCGGCAGACGGAACAGTTCGAGCGCGTCGACGTCGTGCTGTGGGCCACCGGCTTCCGCCCCGACGTCGACCACCTCGCACCGCTGCACCTGCGCTCCCCGCGCGGCGGCATCCAGCTGGGCGCCACGCTGGCGAGCTCGACGACCGCCGTCGCCGACCCCCGCGTGCAGCTGGTCGGCTACGGGCCGTCGGCGTCGACGATCGGTGCCAACCGAGCCGGCCGGGCCGCCGCGAACGCGGTGGTGCGGACGCTCAGCGCTCGCGCTGA
- a CDS encoding adenylate/guanylate cyclase domain-containing protein: MNEHAGQSAFDPSLLIDVAGEYLFDSAPTLTQREVADRAGMDLDLANSLWRYLGFPEVEDDRVAFTEADVEALRVTKRLIDLGVLEEDRLPQFVRSLGRTFARLADWQTRLLLGVLQTAEDGEQPPLDVLAEVIPMVEEVQGYVWRRHLLATASRIALRDVRSETERQLVVGFVDIVGYTSRSRQMSPRALGAMVEWFERVVTELVVQHGGQVIKTIGDEALFTVDDPTEGALLALELVERAEADEQFPDVRVGLAHGPVLARLGDVFGSTVNIAARLTSVARPARVLVDAELAELLDHEEFRLRRTRRVSVKGYEHLEPWSLKRQRER; encoded by the coding sequence ATGAACGAGCACGCGGGACAGTCCGCGTTCGACCCGAGCCTGCTCATCGACGTCGCCGGCGAGTACCTCTTCGACAGCGCCCCGACGCTGACCCAGCGGGAGGTCGCCGACCGGGCCGGCATGGACCTCGACCTCGCCAACAGCCTGTGGCGCTACCTCGGCTTCCCGGAGGTCGAGGACGACCGCGTGGCGTTCACCGAGGCCGACGTCGAGGCGCTGCGGGTGACGAAGCGGCTCATCGATCTCGGCGTGCTCGAGGAGGACCGGCTCCCGCAGTTCGTCCGCTCCCTCGGCCGCACGTTCGCCCGACTCGCGGACTGGCAGACGAGGCTGCTGCTGGGCGTGCTGCAGACCGCCGAGGACGGCGAGCAGCCGCCGCTCGACGTGCTCGCCGAGGTGATCCCGATGGTCGAGGAGGTGCAGGGCTACGTCTGGCGTCGGCACCTGCTCGCGACCGCCTCGCGGATCGCGCTGCGCGACGTGCGCTCGGAGACCGAACGCCAGCTCGTGGTCGGCTTCGTCGACATCGTCGGCTACACGTCGCGCAGCCGGCAGATGAGTCCCCGCGCACTGGGCGCCATGGTCGAGTGGTTCGAGCGGGTCGTCACCGAGCTGGTCGTGCAGCACGGCGGGCAGGTGATCAAGACGATCGGGGACGAGGCGCTGTTCACCGTGGACGACCCGACGGAGGGTGCCCTCCTCGCGCTCGAGCTGGTGGAGCGGGCCGAGGCCGACGAGCAGTTCCCCGACGTCCGCGTCGGGCTCGCCCACGGCCCGGTGCTCGCGCGTCTGGGCGACGTGTTCGGCTCGACGGTCAACATCGCGGCACGCCTGACGTCCGTGGCGCGCCCCGCGCGCGTGCTCGTGGACGCCGAGCTCGCCGAGCTGCTCGACCACGAGGAGTTCCGTTTGCGGCGCACGCGGCGCGTGTCGGTGAAGGGCTACGAGCACCTCGAGCCGTGGTCGCTCAAGCGTCAGCGCGAGCGCTGA